The proteins below come from a single Candidatus Schekmanbacteria bacterium RIFCSPLOWO2_02_FULL_38_14 genomic window:
- a CDS encoding glutamine--fructose-6-phosphate aminotransferase, whose amino-acid sequence MCGISGLIGRADITKKLYNSIRNLEYRGYDSCGIAVLSDGQIKIKKNIGAVDEVNQKEKFLELSGKIGIAHTRWATHGGVSKENSHPHSSCNKEFAIVHNGIISNYRELKSELQKKGHKFLSETDTEVIVHEIEEFYSKFRDVEKAIRETIKRLSGTYAFALISVHSPETIYCARNESPLVLGVGMGDMFIGSDLNAFIEYTKNIVFLNDGEYAIVTKDNFQIKDAFTGKEKEREIKKIEWDAEMAKKGGYPHYMLKEIYEEPQTIINALNIEKESILTLAKMILESEKTYFVGVGTTYYVALCAQYYFSSLTGKYIPAISSDEFEYIAEVNEKTLIIAISQSGETYDTLRALRFSKSNKSKTSAIVNVVGSSMAREVNHSIMQDSGPEICVLSTKAALSQIVILIRIAIELQKIRKNISQKTYQRFHRELEEGSEIIRTILNEHSAIIRNIAYKHARVKNWLYLGRGIYSAIALESALKMKEVTYNHAEGMSGGFMKHGTIALIDKDINSLIFMPPKEDNALFSLTLGNVEEIKARTGFVLGLHFGDAKGIFDEEVILPKSPHLIAPLMQLIAGQLFAYFSATALKKNVDKPRSLAKSVTVA is encoded by the coding sequence ATGTGCGGAATAAGCGGATTAATCGGACGAGCAGATATAACGAAAAAACTTTATAATAGCATAAGGAATCTTGAATACCGCGGCTATGATTCCTGCGGAATTGCTGTGCTTTCAGACGGACAGATCAAAATAAAGAAAAACATCGGCGCAGTGGATGAAGTAAACCAAAAAGAAAAATTTCTTGAACTGTCAGGGAAAATAGGGATTGCACATACAAGATGGGCAACACACGGAGGTGTTTCAAAAGAGAACTCACACCCTCACTCGAGCTGCAACAAGGAATTTGCCATAGTACATAATGGCATTATTTCAAATTACAGGGAACTTAAATCAGAGCTTCAGAAAAAAGGGCATAAATTTCTTTCTGAAACAGATACTGAAGTAATTGTCCACGAGATTGAAGAGTTTTACAGCAAATTCAGAGATGTGGAAAAAGCAATCAGAGAAACAATAAAAAGATTATCAGGAACCTATGCTTTTGCACTGATATCAGTCCACTCTCCTGAAACAATATACTGCGCAAGGAATGAAAGCCCTCTTGTCCTGGGAGTTGGTATGGGGGATATGTTTATTGGTTCTGACTTAAATGCTTTTATCGAATATACAAAAAATATTGTTTTTCTGAATGACGGAGAATATGCCATTGTCACAAAAGATAACTTCCAAATAAAAGACGCTTTTACAGGAAAAGAGAAAGAAAGGGAAATCAAAAAAATAGAGTGGGATGCTGAAATGGCTAAAAAGGGCGGCTATCCCCATTACATGCTGAAGGAAATCTATGAAGAGCCACAGACAATAATCAATGCCCTCAATATAGAAAAAGAATCAATTTTGACACTGGCAAAAATGATACTTGAAAGCGAAAAGACATACTTTGTCGGAGTTGGAACCACATATTATGTTGCTCTGTGTGCACAGTATTATTTTTCAAGTCTGACAGGCAAATATATCCCTGCCATATCTTCTGATGAATTTGAATACATCGCTGAGGTAAATGAAAAAACGCTTATAATTGCAATTTCCCAGTCAGGAGAGACATACGATACATTAAGGGCTCTGAGGTTTTCCAAATCAAATAAATCAAAAACATCTGCAATAGTTAACGTTGTCGGGTCTTCAATGGCAAGAGAGGTAAATCACTCCATAATGCAGGATTCAGGACCGGAGATATGTGTATTGAGCACAAAAGCTGCCCTTTCACAGATAGTAATCCTGATTCGCATTGCCATTGAGTTGCAGAAAATAAGAAAAAATATTTCTCAAAAGACCTACCAGAGATTTCACAGAGAACTTGAAGAAGGCTCAGAAATAATAAGAACAATATTGAACGAACATTCTGCAATCATAAGAAACATAGCATACAAACACGCCCGTGTTAAAAACTGGCTCTATCTTGGAAGAGGAATCTACAGCGCCATAGCGCTTGAATCAGCCCTGAAAATGAAAGAAGTCACTTACAACCATGCAGAGGGTATGTCGGGTGGTTTTATGAAGCATGGAACAATCGCATTAATTGACAAAGACATTAACTCTTTAATCTTTATGCCACCAAAAGAAGATAACGCATTATTTTCTTTAACTCTTGGGAATGTTGAAGAGATAAAGGCAAGAACAGGTTTTGTTTTAGGGCTTCATTTTGGAGATGCAAAAGGAATTTTTGATGAAGAAGTAATTCTGCCAAAATCTCCTCATCTGATAGCTCCTCTGATGCAGCTTATTGCTGGTCAGCTTTTTGCTTATTTTTCTGCTACTGCGCTTAAAAAAAATGTTGACAAACCGCGTTCTCTTGCAAAATCTGTAACAGTTGCATGA
- a CDS encoding beta-ketoacyl-[acyl-carrier-protein] synthase II, producing the protein MGKRRVVVTGIGIISPIGIGIKENWNDLLAGKSGIDKISKFDTTDFSCKIAGEVKDFDPHKYIDPKEAKKMDTFIQYALAASCMAMEDSGLKISDEIAEMAGVIVGSGIGGMPLIEKNYKIYLEKGPKRISPFFIPQVIINLAPGQIAMMFNAKGPNSSVVTACATSNHSIGEAFRTIQREEADVMITGGSESVITPLAIGGFCSMRALSTQNEEPSKASRPFDLKRDGFIMGEGSGILILEELEFAKKRGARIRGELIGYGQSCDAYHMTSPSIDGEGAVRCMASTLKDAGVKPEEVDYINAHGTSTPLNDKFETIAIKKLFGERASSIPISSTKSMTGHLLGASGAIEAIYTILALENQEVPPTINYEYPDPECDLDYVPNKPRKAKIKVALSNSFGFGGTNACLAFKKYEK; encoded by the coding sequence TTGGGAAAAAGAAGAGTTGTTGTAACAGGAATTGGTATAATCTCGCCAATCGGCATAGGGATTAAAGAAAACTGGAACGATTTGCTTGCTGGAAAATCAGGAATTGATAAAATCAGCAAATTTGACACCACTGATTTTTCCTGTAAAATTGCCGGTGAGGTAAAAGACTTTGACCCTCACAAATACATTGACCCCAAAGAAGCAAAAAAAATGGATACTTTTATCCAGTATGCCCTTGCAGCAAGCTGTATGGCGATGGAGGATTCAGGGCTTAAAATTAGTGACGAAATTGCTGAAATGGCAGGAGTAATAGTTGGTTCAGGTATTGGCGGAATGCCTCTTATTGAAAAAAATTACAAGATATACCTTGAAAAGGGACCAAAAAGGATATCCCCATTTTTTATTCCTCAAGTAATAATAAACCTTGCTCCAGGACAAATTGCAATGATGTTCAACGCAAAAGGACCAAATTCAAGTGTTGTTACAGCATGTGCAACCTCTAACCATTCAATCGGTGAAGCATTCAGAACCATTCAGAGAGAAGAGGCGGATGTGATGATTACCGGAGGGAGTGAATCTGTTATTACTCCACTTGCCATAGGCGGTTTTTGCTCAATGCGTGCGCTTTCAACACAGAACGAAGAACCATCAAAAGCAAGCAGACCTTTTGATTTAAAAAGAGATGGATTTATTATGGGTGAAGGTTCTGGAATACTTATTCTTGAAGAGCTTGAATTTGCAAAAAAAAGAGGTGCAAGGATAAGAGGAGAACTTATCGGTTACGGTCAGTCCTGCGATGCATATCATATGACTTCACCATCAATTGACGGAGAAGGAGCTGTACGCTGTATGGCATCCACACTGAAAGATGCAGGAGTAAAACCAGAAGAGGTTGATTACATAAATGCTCACGGAACATCAACACCTTTAAATGACAAATTTGAGACCATAGCAATTAAAAAACTATTTGGAGAGCGTGCATCTTCCATTCCAATAAGTTCAACAAAATCAATGACAGGTCATCTTCTGGGGGCATCCGGTGCAATTGAAGCAATCTATACTATTCTCGCTCTTGAAAATCAGGAAGTACCTCCAACAATAAACTACGAATATCCTGACCCTGAATGCGACCTTGACTATGTTCCCAATAAACCCCGCAAAGCAAAAATAAAAGTTGCTTTGAGCAATTCATTCGGGTTTGGCGGGACAAATGCGTGCCTTGCTTTTAAAAAATATGAAAAATAA
- a CDS encoding DNA polymerase III subunit alpha — MIHSDFVHLHVHTEYSLLDGALKIKDLIKKSNEFRMPALAITDHGNMFGVIQFYKEALNMGIKPIIGCEVYVAPGSRHEKSSPKGISEASFHFILLVKNQTGFHNLIKLVTKSYLEGFYYRPRIDKEILAKYSSGLIGMTSCLKGEIPSLLNHDKFEDACNVAEFYRGIFEKDDFYIELQDNGIEAQKSVNKKLIELANKLNLPLVATNDCHYLSKSDALAHEVLLCIGTGKTLSDTKRLSFSSNQFFFKSPEDMWNSFKEIPDAIHNTIKIAEKCNLILDFDRSYLPVYHPPENLSLNEYLITLAKEGLEKRLEKIKTKAEEKDFEEITSLYRKRLDYELDVITKMNFSGYFLIVWDFIKYAKENNIPVGPGRGSAAGSLAAYALNITDIDPIKYGLIFERFLNPERKSMPDIDTDFCQDRRDEVISYVKNKYGKNNVGQIITFGTLMARAVIKDVGRVLGMPYAVVDSIAKLIPFRPKITIEQATAEEPKLNELMQQDEKVAELFKIAKILEGLSRQPSTHAAGVVISPKPLEEFLPLYKSSEQRGSNKSGEEILTQFPMDDIQTIGLLKMDFLGLKTLTVIKKTIEMIKNNQGTELLLDQITLDDPLTYKLLSEANTAGVFQLESGGMRDLLRKLKPGIYEELIVLIALYRPGPLQSGMGEDFIMAKHGKKKVTYDVPALKNILENTHGVILYQEQVMKIANELAGFSLAEADILRSAMGKKKAELMSKQREKFIEGAKKNGINPSKAEKIFDLMEKFAGYGFNKSHSAAYALIAYRTAYLKAHYPVEFMASLLSSEVGNNDKIVKYISDCREMGIEILPPDINESFGDFTIKGNSINFGLTAVKNVGVQAIESIIRTRNEIKGFKSLFEFCTNVDLRVVNKRVIESLILAGAFDKLGGNRRQMVLSIDLFMEKAQKIQKEKQSGQTNLFDVSSAEEPIVNDSVSMPDSPEWSEHELLTKEKEILGFYLTGHPLARYASIIERITNCKCETLSFKNNGSNGEEEESVIVQENPKFSKKEGDVVYLGGMVKNCKKHLNKKNEEMAFINLEDMTGEVEIVAFSEVYKKSSNLLEKDSPILVKGKVTYKSQSPKIIAERIISLENAEEEMASKILIDFTATGITKDSLNELRELFVNEKGKCTVVFKIATPQKLSVIIDLNQEIKINPKKETLRKIENLTGGGTVQCLIQ, encoded by the coding sequence ATGATACATTCAGATTTTGTACATCTCCACGTCCACACAGAGTACAGTCTTTTGGACGGGGCTTTAAAGATAAAGGACCTGATAAAAAAATCCAACGAATTCAGAATGCCTGCCCTTGCAATCACTGACCACGGGAATATGTTCGGAGTCATTCAGTTTTACAAAGAAGCTCTTAACATGGGAATAAAGCCAATCATCGGATGTGAAGTATATGTTGCGCCAGGAAGCAGGCATGAAAAATCTTCTCCAAAAGGAATCTCCGAGGCATCCTTTCATTTTATATTGCTTGTCAAGAATCAGACAGGTTTTCATAACCTTATTAAGCTTGTTACAAAATCATATCTTGAAGGTTTCTATTACAGGCCAAGAATTGATAAGGAGATTCTTGCAAAATACTCCTCGGGGTTGATAGGGATGACTTCGTGCCTGAAAGGAGAAATCCCCTCTCTCTTAAACCATGACAAATTCGAAGATGCCTGCAATGTTGCAGAATTCTACAGAGGAATCTTTGAAAAAGATGATTTTTACATTGAGCTTCAGGATAACGGCATTGAAGCCCAGAAATCAGTGAACAAAAAACTTATAGAGTTAGCAAACAAGCTTAACCTTCCTCTAGTTGCCACAAACGACTGTCATTACCTTTCAAAGTCTGATGCATTAGCCCACGAAGTGCTTCTGTGCATCGGTACAGGCAAAACCCTTTCTGATACAAAAAGACTCTCTTTTTCTTCAAACCAGTTTTTCTTTAAATCGCCTGAAGATATGTGGAATTCATTCAAGGAAATTCCTGATGCAATACACAATACAATTAAGATAGCGGAAAAATGCAACCTCATCCTCGATTTTGACAGGTCATATCTTCCAGTCTATCATCCACCTGAAAATCTGAGCCTCAATGAATACCTCATAACCCTCGCAAAGGAAGGACTTGAGAAGAGGCTTGAAAAGATAAAAACAAAAGCAGAAGAAAAGGATTTTGAGGAGATTACTTCCCTTTACAGGAAACGGCTTGATTATGAGCTTGATGTCATAACAAAAATGAATTTCTCAGGCTATTTTCTCATTGTCTGGGATTTTATTAAATATGCAAAGGAAAACAATATCCCTGTTGGTCCGGGAAGGGGCTCTGCTGCAGGAAGTTTAGCAGCTTATGCCCTTAACATAACTGACATTGACCCAATCAAATACGGTCTTATTTTTGAAAGGTTTTTAAACCCTGAAAGAAAAAGTATGCCTGATATAGACACAGATTTCTGCCAGGACCGCAGGGACGAGGTGATAAGCTATGTGAAGAATAAATACGGCAAAAACAATGTTGGACAGATAATCACCTTTGGAACCCTTATGGCAAGAGCAGTCATAAAAGATGTTGGCAGGGTGCTTGGAATGCCCTATGCTGTTGTTGACAGCATTGCAAAGCTTATTCCATTTCGCCCTAAAATAACTATAGAGCAGGCTACTGCAGAAGAGCCAAAGCTAAATGAATTAATGCAGCAGGATGAAAAGGTTGCCGAACTTTTCAAAATTGCAAAAATCCTTGAAGGCTTGTCACGGCAACCATCAACCCACGCTGCCGGAGTTGTTATCTCTCCAAAGCCGCTTGAAGAGTTTTTGCCGCTCTACAAATCATCAGAACAGAGAGGAAGCAACAAGTCAGGAGAAGAAATTCTTACTCAGTTTCCTATGGATGACATTCAGACAATAGGCCTTTTAAAAATGGATTTTCTTGGCCTCAAGACCCTGACTGTCATCAAAAAAACAATTGAGATGATTAAAAACAATCAGGGCACAGAACTTTTGCTTGACCAGATTACCCTTGACGACCCTCTTACCTACAAACTGCTCTCTGAAGCAAACACCGCCGGTGTGTTCCAGCTTGAGAGTGGAGGAATGAGAGACCTTTTGAGAAAATTAAAACCCGGCATTTATGAAGAACTGATTGTTCTCATTGCGCTCTACAGGCCCGGACCTCTTCAGAGCGGTATGGGTGAAGATTTTATAATGGCAAAACACGGAAAGAAAAAAGTCACTTATGATGTTCCTGCTTTAAAAAATATTCTTGAAAACACCCATGGGGTGATTCTCTATCAGGAACAGGTGATGAAAATCGCAAATGAACTTGCAGGCTTTTCTCTTGCAGAGGCTGACATCCTCAGAAGTGCAATGGGAAAGAAAAAAGCCGAGCTGATGAGCAAACAGAGAGAAAAGTTCATTGAAGGGGCAAAGAAAAACGGAATCAATCCTTCAAAGGCTGAAAAAATATTTGACCTTATGGAAAAATTTGCCGGTTACGGCTTTAACAAATCACACAGCGCTGCATATGCGCTGATAGCTTACAGAACTGCTTATCTCAAGGCACACTACCCGGTTGAATTCATGGCATCGCTTCTTTCAAGTGAAGTGGGCAATAATGACAAGATAGTAAAATACATCTCTGACTGCAGGGAAATGGGAATAGAAATTCTGCCTCCTGATATAAATGAAAGTTTTGGGGATTTCACAATAAAGGGAAATTCCATAAACTTTGGTCTTACAGCTGTAAAAAATGTTGGAGTTCAGGCTATTGAATCTATCATAAGAACAAGAAATGAAATCAAAGGATTTAAAAGCCTTTTTGAGTTCTGTACAAATGTTGATTTAAGGGTTGTCAACAAAAGAGTAATTGAAAGCCTGATCCTTGCAGGGGCATTTGATAAACTTGGAGGGAACCGTCGCCAGATGGTTTTGAGCATAGATTTATTCATGGAAAAAGCTCAAAAGATACAGAAGGAAAAACAATCAGGGCAGACAAATCTTTTTGATGTTTCCAGCGCTGAGGAACCGATTGTAAATGATTCAGTATCAATGCCTGATAGTCCTGAATGGTCCGAGCATGAACTGCTGACAAAGGAAAAAGAGATTCTCGGCTTTTATCTCACAGGACATCCTCTTGCACGTTATGCATCGATAATTGAGAGAATAACAAACTGCAAATGTGAAACCCTGTCCTTTAAGAATAACGGCTCAAACGGGGAAGAGGAGGAATCAGTAATAGTTCAGGAAAATCCAAAATTTTCAAAAAAAGAAGGGGATGTTGTTTATTTAGGAGGAATGGTCAAGAATTGCAAAAAACATTTAAACAAGAAAAATGAGGAGATGGCATTTATTAATCTTGAAGATATGACAGGAGAGGTTGAAATAGTTGCTTTCTCTGAAGTTTACAAAAAGTCATCTAACCTTTTGGAAAAAGACAGCCCGATATTAGTGAAAGGAAAAGTTACATATAAAAGCCAGTCACCAAAAATCATTGCAGAGAGAATCATATCTCTTGAAAATGCTGAAGAAGAAATGGCTTCAAAAATACTGATTGATTTTACGGCAACAGGAATAACAAAAGACTCCCTTAATGAACTCAGGGAGCTTTTTGTAAACGAAAAAGGGAAATGCACTGTTGTATTCAAAATAGCAACACCACAGAAATTGTCAGTAATAATTGACCTGAATCAGGAAATAAAAATCAATCCGAAAAAAGAAACACTCAGGAAAATAGAAAACCTGACTGGAGGAGGCACTGTTCAGTGCCTAATCCAGTAA
- a CDS encoding glucose-1-phosphate thymidylyltransferase yields the protein MLLPSDFFDLSRFEHKRLFEGLQFVWDCLKIFPDYLKNNLRPGINSKITDGVYLQGHDIFIGENTTIEPGTVIKGPAIIGNNVEIRSCAYIRGNVIVGNNCVIGHASEIKNSIMIDGSNAPHFNYLGDSVLGNNVNLGAGTILSNYKISIDKSIKIKINNKLYDTGLIKLGAIMGDNSGTGCNAVLNPGTLVGKRSLIYPLASAHGYIPPDTVVKLRQDIEIKKLR from the coding sequence ATGTTATTGCCATCAGATTTTTTTGACCTGAGCAGATTTGAGCATAAGAGACTGTTTGAAGGTCTTCAGTTTGTCTGGGACTGTTTAAAGATTTTTCCTGACTACCTGAAAAATAATTTAAGACCCGGAATCAACTCCAAAATTACAGATGGTGTTTATCTGCAAGGGCATGACATTTTTATTGGTGAAAATACTACAATTGAACCCGGCACTGTAATAAAAGGACCAGCAATTATTGGTAATAATGTTGAAATCCGTTCCTGTGCATATATACGCGGAAATGTTATTGTCGGTAATAACTGTGTCATAGGTCATGCTTCAGAGATTAAAAACAGCATAATGATTGATGGTTCCAATGCGCCTCATTTCAACTATCTTGGTGACAGTGTTCTTGGAAACAATGTAAATCTCGGAGCTGGAACTATTCTCTCAAATTATAAGATATCTATTGATAAATCTATAAAAATAAAAATAAACAATAAGCTCTATGATACAGGTTTAATAAAGCTCGGAGCCATTATGGGAGATAACTCTGGAACAGGGTGCAATGCTGTTTTAAATCCGGGAACCCTTGTAGGAAAAAGGTCTTTAATCTATCCACTTGCATCGGCACATGGTTATATCCCACCTGATACAGTAGTCAAGCTAAGGCAGGACATTGAAATAAAAAAACTAAGATAG